A genomic window from Lycium barbarum isolate Lr01 chromosome 4, ASM1917538v2, whole genome shotgun sequence includes:
- the LOC132635512 gene encoding uncharacterized protein LOC132635512: MAVETANQRKIKWGELEDDAEDLDFLLPPKQVFGPDSNGVKKVVEYKFNDEGNKVKITTTTRIRKLANARLSKGAIERRNWPKFGDAVHEDVGARLTMVSTEEIILERPTAPGSNKDEAKASGDSLAQIGKAGAVLMVCRTCGKKGDHWTSKCPFKDLAQPSETFMDKPPSAEAPAAGGAGPQKSAYVPPSMRGGAAERAGGGGTEMRRRNEENSVRVTNLSEDTREADLLELFRPFGHVSRVYVAIDQKTGMSRGFGFVNFVNREDADKAINKLNGYGYDNLILRVEWAAPRAT; the protein is encoded by the exons ATGGCTGTGGAAACAGCAAACCAACGAAAAATCAAATGGGGAGAATTAGAAGACGATGCAGAGGACTTAGATTTCCTGTTACCACCGAAACAAGTATTTGGACCAGATTCAAATGGGGTAAAGAAAGTAGTGGAATACAAGTTTAATGATGAAGGTAACAAGGTGAAAATAACAACCACAACACGTATACGTAAGCTAGCTAATGCTAGGCTCAGTAAAGGTGCTATTGAGAGGAGGAATTGGCCTAAGTTTGGTGATGCTGTACATGAAGATGTTGGTGCTAGACTTACTATGGTTTCTACTGAGGAAATTATTCTTGAACGACCTACAGCTCCTG GTTCCAACAAAGATGAAGCTAAAGCTAGTGGAGACTCATTGGCTCAAATTGGGAAAGCAGGGGCTGTTCTTATGGTTTGTAGAACCTGTGGTAAGAAGGGTGATCACTGGACATCAAAATGCCCTTTCAAGGATCTTGCTCAGCCAAGTGAAACCTTCATGGATAAGCCACCTTCAGCTGAAGCGCCTGCTGCTGGTGGGGCCGGTCCTCAAAAGAGTGCTTATGTTCCTCCGAGCATGAGAGGTGGTGCTGCAGAGAGAGCTGGTGGTGGCGGGACTGAGATGAGAAGAAGGAATGAAGAAAACTCTGTTAGGGTCACCAACCTTTCTGAGGACACTCGGGAGGCTGATTTGTTGGAGCTGTTCCGTCCCTTTGGTCATGTCAGCAGAGTGTATGTTGCCATTGATCAAAAGACGGGAATGAGCAGAGGATTTGGTTTTGTCAACTTTGTCAACAGAGAAGATGCCGATAAGGCTATAAACAAGCTCAATGGTTATGGTTATGACAATCTCATTCTTAGAGTTGAATGGGCTGCTCCAAGAGCTACTTAA